In Polaribacter sp. Hel_I_88, the following proteins share a genomic window:
- a CDS encoding DUF2851 family protein, producing the protein MNEEFLYYVWKYKIFTNINLQTSDAKEVAILKTGIHNKNSGPDFLNSQVKIDHQLWVGNVEMHVKSSDWYLHKHEEDSNYDAVILHVVWEHDVDIFMKNNKPLPTLALKNFVSKNLLDNYSSLVYHQQKFIPCENQLATIDEFLMNNWLERLYFERLEHKSTFIKELLLATNADFEAVLFQLLAKNFGLKVNGDAFLQLATSIDFSVIRKERFDLEQLTALFFGQAGFLEEDVAAHYHQQLKEKYRYLKHKHKLNSISKNTFEFFRMRPQNFPTIRITQLASLYFTHQNLFSKLMSIHKKEDFYALFSFEVDAFWKTHYTFESASKKSSKKLTKSFIDLLIINTIIPLKFVYLQSRGAVDNNEIMQLIKQVSSEKNSIISNFSALEIKAKNAMESQALLELKNNYCTKKRCLQCAIGNSLLRK; encoded by the coding sequence ATGAATGAGGAATTTTTGTATTATGTATGGAAGTACAAAATATTTACGAATATAAATCTACAGACTTCAGATGCTAAAGAAGTCGCTATTTTAAAAACGGGAATTCATAATAAAAATTCAGGGCCAGATTTTTTGAACTCACAAGTAAAAATTGATCATCAGCTTTGGGTTGGAAATGTTGAAATGCACGTAAAATCGTCTGATTGGTATTTGCATAAACATGAAGAAGATTCAAATTACGATGCTGTAATTTTGCACGTAGTTTGGGAACATGATGTAGACATTTTTATGAAAAACAACAAACCTCTGCCAACTTTAGCGTTGAAAAACTTTGTATCAAAAAATCTTTTAGACAACTATAGTAGTTTAGTATATCATCAGCAAAAATTTATTCCTTGCGAAAATCAATTGGCAACTATTGATGAATTTCTCATGAATAATTGGTTGGAGCGTTTGTATTTTGAACGTTTGGAACATAAATCGACCTTTATAAAAGAGTTGTTGTTAGCTACAAATGCCGATTTTGAAGCTGTTTTGTTTCAATTATTAGCTAAAAACTTTGGCTTAAAAGTAAATGGAGACGCTTTTTTACAATTAGCTACTTCTATAGATTTTTCAGTCATTAGAAAAGAACGTTTTGATTTAGAACAATTAACAGCCTTGTTTTTTGGACAAGCAGGTTTTTTAGAAGAAGACGTAGCAGCACATTATCATCAACAATTAAAAGAAAAATACAGGTATTTAAAACATAAACACAAGTTGAATTCAATTTCTAAAAATACATTTGAATTCTTTAGAATGCGACCTCAAAATTTTCCAACTATCAGAATTACACAATTGGCATCTTTATATTTTACACATCAAAATTTATTTTCAAAGTTGATGAGCATCCATAAAAAAGAAGATTTTTACGCATTATTTTCTTTTGAAGTTGATGCGTTTTGGAAAACACATTATACGTTTGAATCAGCATCAAAAAAATCATCAAAAAAATTGACAAAATCTTTTATAGATTTACTGATTATCAACACTATAATCCCTTTAAAGTTTGTGTATTTGCAGAGTAGAGGAGCAGTAGATAATAATGAAATCATGCAATTGATAAAACAGGTTTCATCAGAAAAAAATAGCATAATTTCTAATTTTTCAGCTTTAGAAATTAAGGCAAAAAATGCGATGGAAAGTCAGGCTTTGCTGGAGCTTAAAAACAACTATTGCACAAAGAAACGATGTTTACAATGTGCAATAGGGAATAGTTTGCTAAGAAAATAA